A region of Flocculibacter collagenilyticus DNA encodes the following proteins:
- a CDS encoding ExbD/TolR family protein → MARKHRREEEEAGIDMTPMLDIVFIMLIFFIVSTSFLKEAGIEVNKPKAAQASKAKSANIFIAIHENGQIWMDKRMVDIERVGANLEKMLAETPTEVVVIQADKEAKHGIVVKVMDAIKAAGIDRISIAAKDD, encoded by the coding sequence ATGGCTCGTAAACATAGACGTGAAGAAGAAGAAGCTGGCATTGACATGACGCCGATGCTTGACATCGTATTTATCATGTTGATCTTCTTTATAGTATCAACTTCGTTCTTGAAAGAAGCTGGTATAGAAGTAAACAAACCTAAGGCTGCACAAGCATCTAAAGCTAAATCTGCAAATATATTTATTGCAATCCATGAAAATGGTCAGATTTGGATGGACAAACGCATGGTTGATATTGAGCGTGTGGGTGCAAACTTAGAAAAAATGTTAGCTGAAACGCCAACAGAAGTTGTAGTTATTCAAGCTGATAAAGAAGCGAAACATGGCATTGTTGTAAAAGTCATGGACGCAATAAAAGCAGCAGGAATTGACAGGATTTCGATCGCAGCAAAGGATGATTAA
- a CDS encoding ABC transporter permease, which produces MFEVFKKELLEITRDRKTLFFVIALPMIIFPILFGLMSFLLGKAQLDAEQKVNTYAIISEANSQEFVEKIFYHKSFKKAELVLATEAEAIEAVKSEKVDVVIILQDNLSESFEAGKQAKWKVIYNDSSSVNFLYKNIQEITDELSEGLKNAKLESLGITGEAKLALLKPLELEKIDTADLRENLGEKLGAFIPYLLIPLCLMGATYPAVDLGAGEKERGTLETLLITPIPRTSLVLGKFLTVLTTAILCALITIFSMGFWGYVLGAGSNEIVTEIVGSIGVLELLLMFILLIPVSAIFASIAIALSIYAKTFKEGQNYMAPLSFLVFVPLVAAMMPNMELTFLTASIPITNIALAMKELLKGTLDYTLFGMILASTVAVAGALLAFCVHWFQKESVLFR; this is translated from the coding sequence ATGTTTGAAGTATTCAAAAAAGAGTTACTTGAAATAACCAGAGACAGAAAGACGTTATTTTTTGTTATTGCATTACCAATGATAATTTTTCCAATTTTGTTCGGCCTAATGAGTTTTTTATTAGGCAAAGCACAATTAGATGCAGAGCAAAAAGTAAACACTTATGCCATTATCAGTGAAGCGAATTCTCAAGAATTTGTGGAGAAGATTTTTTACCATAAAAGCTTTAAAAAAGCAGAATTAGTGTTGGCAACAGAAGCGGAAGCTATTGAGGCTGTAAAAAGCGAAAAAGTAGATGTGGTCATCATCCTTCAGGATAATCTGTCTGAGTCTTTTGAGGCAGGAAAACAAGCTAAATGGAAAGTGATTTATAATGATTCGTCTTCAGTCAATTTTTTATACAAGAATATACAAGAAATTACGGACGAACTTTCTGAGGGCTTAAAAAATGCAAAACTAGAATCCTTAGGGATTACAGGGGAAGCAAAATTAGCACTCCTTAAGCCACTTGAGCTTGAAAAGATTGATACGGCAGACTTACGTGAAAACTTAGGCGAAAAGTTAGGTGCATTCATTCCTTATCTACTTATTCCATTATGCCTGATGGGAGCTACATATCCTGCGGTAGACTTAGGTGCAGGTGAGAAAGAGCGCGGTACATTAGAAACGTTACTTATCACACCAATTCCAAGAACTTCGTTAGTACTTGGTAAGTTTTTAACTGTATTAACTACGGCAATATTATGCGCCCTAATCACAATATTCAGTATGGGCTTTTGGGGATATGTTTTAGGTGCGGGTAGTAATGAAATCGTAACAGAGATTGTTGGTTCAATTGGTGTGTTGGAACTCTTGCTTATGTTTATTTTGCTGATCCCTGTTTCAGCAATTTTTGCGAGTATTGCGATCGCATTATCAATATACGCGAAAACATTCAAAGAGGGACAAAACTATATGGCTCCGCTTAGCTTTTTAGTTTTTGTGCCGCTAGTGGCTGCAATGATGCCTAATATGGAACTTACATTTTTAACGGCGTCTATTCCGATCACTAATATTGCACTTGCAATGAAAGAGCTATTGAAAGGAACGCTAGACTATACTTTATTCGGTATGATTTTAGCTTCAACAGTTGCTGTTGCAGGCGCACTACTTGCGTTTTGCGTGCACTGGTTCCAAAAAGAGTCAGTGCTGTTTCGCTAG
- a CDS encoding energy transducer TonB: MVRFLLSIIIGAAVTYVLFVFMAYLISGGDKRFQEKVEDIRVEILTAPPKSAVQERRRVPPPPPPPPKQPPKPEQPEPETQDANPNAMQFNMPSVNVGGTSAGLSGPGGALGRDGDATPIVRIEPKYPIQAARDGKEGWVKLRFTINELGGVEDVEVIEAEPKRIFDREARRALKKWKYKPKIVDGKAEKQPGMTVQLEFKLNKG, from the coding sequence ATGGTCCGTTTTTTATTATCAATAATAATCGGAGCTGCGGTCACCTATGTACTGTTTGTCTTTATGGCATACTTAATTTCTGGAGGCGATAAACGCTTCCAGGAAAAAGTAGAAGACATTCGAGTAGAAATCTTGACTGCGCCTCCTAAGTCGGCGGTTCAAGAGCGTAGGCGTGTTCCACCACCACCGCCACCGCCACCTAAGCAGCCGCCTAAACCAGAGCAACCAGAGCCAGAAACTCAGGATGCCAACCCGAATGCAATGCAATTTAATATGCCTTCGGTAAATGTTGGTGGTACTAGTGCTGGTCTTTCAGGCCCTGGTGGTGCACTTGGTCGTGATGGTGATGCAACACCAATTGTTCGAATTGAGCCTAAATACCCAATTCAAGCAGCGCGTGATGGTAAAGAAGGTTGGGTTAAACTTCGCTTTACTATTAACGAGCTTGGTGGTGTAGAAGACGTTGAGGTGATTGAAGCAGAACCTAAGCGTATCTTTGACCGTGAAGCTAGACGTGCGCTGAAAAAGTGGAAATACAAGCCGAAAATTGTTGATGGCAAAGCTGAAAAGCAGCCTGGAATGACAGTACAGCTTGAATTTAAACTGAACAAAGGCTAA
- a CDS encoding MFS transporter — protein sequence MRSILVSCWTLLVGMCIVGICVGVQSSLIAIRAEHEGFSTATIGWVMSGYFLGFLLGSIRAPIVIKRVGHIRAFGALASLASISILIHALFIDHFVWFLMRFISGFAFSAIYVVAESWLNDKADNKNRGTLLSIYMVTMFTGVGAGQFLLNVGSPQSFEQFTLVSILISAALIPMLVTATDAPKISSGQKVAFSALTKTAPLGILIAFLSQCSYASIFGMGPVYATRLGMDVNQIAIFIAAFVTGGVLLQWPIGRISDKLDRRVIIAILAALASVTMYYLANLNSENLMHLYLMMALLGACILPLYSLGMAHTNDYLEREQMIGASSALVRVGGTGAVVGAPTVAMVMSYFGNEYYFYTISVFPALICLYALWRITRRKQQHHDGSLLVIAPTTTSDAALSELVKDNSKEK from the coding sequence ATGAGAAGTATTTTAGTAAGTTGCTGGACGCTATTAGTTGGCATGTGTATTGTCGGCATCTGCGTAGGTGTACAAAGTAGCCTTATTGCTATTAGAGCCGAACATGAAGGCTTCTCTACTGCTACAATTGGCTGGGTTATGTCGGGGTATTTTCTTGGATTTTTACTTGGCTCTATTCGCGCACCAATTGTTATTAAGCGCGTTGGACATATAAGAGCCTTCGGGGCGCTTGCGTCGCTCGCTTCTATCTCAATATTAATTCATGCGTTATTTATTGATCACTTTGTGTGGTTTTTAATGCGCTTTATTTCTGGTTTCGCTTTTTCAGCCATCTATGTAGTAGCTGAAAGCTGGCTAAACGATAAAGCAGATAATAAGAACAGAGGCACATTACTATCTATCTACATGGTGACCATGTTTACAGGTGTTGGCGCCGGTCAGTTTTTATTAAACGTGGGATCTCCACAAAGTTTTGAGCAATTTACGTTAGTCTCCATTCTTATCAGTGCTGCCCTAATCCCAATGTTAGTGACAGCAACAGATGCACCTAAGATTAGTTCAGGTCAAAAAGTCGCATTTTCAGCTTTAACCAAAACAGCACCATTAGGAATATTAATCGCTTTTTTATCACAGTGTAGTTATGCATCTATTTTCGGGATGGGACCCGTTTATGCCACTCGGCTTGGTATGGACGTCAATCAAATAGCGATTTTTATCGCCGCATTTGTTACAGGTGGCGTATTACTTCAATGGCCTATTGGCCGTATTTCAGATAAGTTGGATCGACGAGTGATCATAGCAATACTCGCTGCGTTAGCGTCTGTAACAATGTATTACCTAGCAAATTTAAATTCAGAAAACTTAATGCATTTGTATTTAATGATGGCATTACTCGGGGCGTGCATCCTGCCGCTATATTCATTGGGAATGGCTCATACAAACGATTACTTAGAACGCGAACAAATGATTGGAGCTAGCAGCGCGTTAGTTAGAGTGGGTGGTACTGGTGCGGTAGTTGGAGCTCCTACAGTGGCAATGGTAATGAGCTACTTTGGTAATGAATATTACTTTTACACGATATCGGTATTTCCCGCTTTAATATGTTTATATGCACTTTGGCGAATAACTCGTCGTAAACAACAACATCATGACGGAAGTTTGTTAGTCATCGCACCAACAACCACCTCAGATGCAGCGCTTTCTGAATTAGTAAAAGATAATAGTAAAGAGAAATAG
- a CDS encoding FMN-dependent NADH-azoreductase, with protein MKTVLFLDASINGELGNSSKLTQLLRTKIQEEIVEDLTVINRDLTQHPIPHLSQAEMRAWMTPHSERTIEQEKLASLSDELLKEVELSDLIVVGMPMYNFGVPSTFKSYIDRIARAGKTFKYTEQGPVGLLKNKKVIVMAARGGIYQGTDKDTQTKFLSDVFAFIGLTDIEFVYAEGLAMGESVYNDAFEQAKQKIDELVLQVAV; from the coding sequence ATGAAAACTGTTTTATTTTTAGATGCATCAATAAATGGTGAGTTAGGTAACTCAAGTAAACTAACTCAACTATTACGAACAAAAATTCAAGAAGAGATAGTAGAAGATCTCACCGTCATAAATAGAGATTTGACACAGCATCCCATTCCTCATCTTAGCCAAGCAGAAATGCGAGCCTGGATGACACCACATAGTGAGCGCACAATTGAGCAAGAAAAGCTTGCGAGTTTGTCAGATGAATTATTGAAAGAGGTAGAGCTTTCAGATTTAATCGTAGTTGGTATGCCTATGTATAATTTTGGTGTTCCATCAACATTCAAAAGTTATATTGACCGAATAGCGCGTGCCGGAAAAACGTTTAAATATACCGAGCAGGGGCCAGTAGGTTTATTAAAAAACAAAAAAGTCATTGTGATGGCTGCAAGAGGCGGAATATATCAGGGAACTGATAAAGACACGCAAACCAAATTCTTATCAGATGTTTTTGCGTTTATAGGGCTAACTGATATCGAATTTGTTTATGCTGAAGGATTGGCAATGGGGGAGAGTGTTTATAACGACGCTTTTGAGCAGGCAAAACAAAAAATAGATGAACTAGTTTTGCAAGTTGCGGTCTGA
- a CDS encoding tetratricopeptide repeat protein, translated as MKQIFKASALALALATTVNMSVVSYAQAADQQKIEERKKRKSQVLSQSVGRKVAKAFELYSADQIDEAIALLLEVDASKPFDAAYISRFLGNMYAGQEGKGKLAIKHLKKAVAPDLLNFTEHAQSVRLLADLHSQEKQYKEAIKAYYDWMNFTGKEDEKVYIRIANAHYELKELSKVIGPADKAIKLQTKPNETPYVLKMASFYERKKYNEAVKVVEMLVKLFPEDKRWWPQLGQFYLLIEDYQKALSTMELAYKQGHLDKESHIKVLSQLYATNSIPYKAAVLQEKFMNNGDSALIKRTKQSVSTLANSWHAAKETRKAAHYYGEAAKFDNDAELYRKQGSLLNESERYAEAIPVFEKALKHGSKKRGRIYLSMAEAYFYQEKYKEAHEAIKNAMKDPSTKRTARSWASYIKDTAKRKGQSI; from the coding sequence ATGAAACAAATTTTTAAAGCGTCTGCCTTGGCTTTGGCATTGGCGACAACTGTGAATATGTCAGTTGTTTCTTATGCTCAAGCTGCTGATCAGCAAAAAATTGAAGAGCGAAAAAAGCGTAAATCTCAAGTATTAAGTCAGTCAGTTGGTCGTAAAGTTGCAAAAGCATTTGAGCTTTATTCTGCCGACCAAATTGATGAAGCAATTGCTTTATTACTTGAAGTTGATGCGAGCAAGCCATTTGATGCTGCATATATTTCTAGATTTTTAGGCAATATGTATGCAGGTCAAGAAGGTAAAGGTAAATTAGCAATTAAGCATTTGAAAAAAGCGGTTGCGCCAGATTTACTTAACTTTACTGAGCATGCTCAATCAGTTCGCTTGTTAGCTGATTTACACTCACAAGAAAAGCAGTATAAAGAAGCGATAAAAGCCTATTACGATTGGATGAACTTTACTGGCAAGGAAGATGAAAAAGTCTATATCCGAATTGCTAATGCTCATTATGAGCTTAAAGAACTTTCTAAAGTAATAGGCCCGGCTGACAAAGCGATTAAGCTGCAAACTAAGCCTAATGAAACACCTTATGTACTTAAAATGGCTTCGTTCTATGAGCGTAAAAAGTATAATGAGGCTGTAAAAGTCGTTGAAATGTTGGTTAAGCTATTTCCTGAAGACAAGCGTTGGTGGCCTCAGCTAGGTCAATTTTACTTGTTGATTGAAGATTACCAAAAAGCACTTTCAACGATGGAATTGGCTTATAAGCAGGGACACTTAGATAAAGAGTCACATATAAAAGTGTTGTCACAGTTATATGCGACAAATAGTATTCCTTATAAAGCAGCTGTTCTTCAAGAAAAATTCATGAACAACGGTGATTCTGCTTTAATCAAGCGTACTAAGCAGTCGGTGTCGACGTTAGCGAATAGCTGGCATGCTGCAAAAGAGACTAGAAAAGCTGCTCACTATTATGGTGAAGCTGCGAAGTTTGATAACGATGCTGAGCTTTATCGTAAGCAAGGTAGTTTATTAAACGAGTCTGAGCGTTATGCAGAAGCAATTCCTGTCTTCGAAAAAGCGTTGAAGCATGGCTCTAAAAAGCGCGGGCGCATATATTTAAGCATGGCAGAAGCATATTTCTACCAAGAAAAATATAAAGAAGCTCATGAAGCTATTAAGAATGCAATGAAAGATCCTTCTACTAAGCGTACAGCAAGAAGCTGGGCGTCTTATATTAAGGATACGGCTAAGCGTAAAGGTCAGTCGATTTAA
- a CDS encoding MotA/TolQ/ExbB proton channel family protein: MLFLIEIWESVRDFIATGGDVLYIVAAVLLIMWVMMIEKYWFITGVFPGIKKDIIAKWDAREDTTSWYAHKIREFWISEASEKINERMLSIKTLVAICPLVGLLGTVTGMIQVFEIMANQGTGNPRLMAEGISMATIPTMAGMVAALSGVFFSTRLEAKAKLAKEHLVDSLPHH; the protein is encoded by the coding sequence ATGTTATTCCTGATAGAAATATGGGAATCTGTCAGGGATTTTATTGCGACTGGGGGTGACGTACTTTATATCGTTGCCGCAGTATTGCTTATCATGTGGGTAATGATGATTGAGAAATACTGGTTTATAACAGGTGTATTTCCAGGCATTAAAAAAGACATTATTGCCAAGTGGGATGCACGTGAGGACACCACCTCATGGTACGCACATAAAATTCGAGAGTTTTGGATTTCCGAAGCATCTGAAAAGATAAACGAGCGCATGCTGTCAATTAAGACACTAGTTGCTATCTGTCCTCTAGTAGGATTACTAGGTACGGTAACAGGTATGATTCAAGTTTTTGAAATCATGGCTAACCAAGGTACAGGTAACCCACGCTTGATGGCTGAAGGTATATCAATGGCAACTATTCCAACTATGGCTGGAATGGTAGCGGCATTGTCGGGTGTATTTTTTAGTACACGCCTTGAAGCTAAAGCAAAACTAGCTAAAGAACATTTAGTTGATAGTCTGCCACATCATTAA
- a CDS encoding MotA/TolQ/ExbB proton channel family protein has translation MKKVFKSIALAATMTLSAGVALNANANTATLDKLLEQVKKDRISEGKINKKREQEFMAARADKQALLKKAKSELAAEQARGERLKNQFAQNEVTLAKKATELENAKGTLGEMFGVVRRAATDTMGSISGSIISAQYPGRDDLLVKLAEAKELPTTKELEELWIALQTEMTESAKVVSFDTEVVGLDGETSVQRVTRVGNFNLMNDTNYLIYNIDTKQVQPLGREADGHYLAAIENFTSSASGEMAPLFIDPSMGNLLRLNTQKATLEDRYHAGGIVGYIITGVLALGLLIALERLITLSLMGSKMRSQLKNTANPSDNNPLGRILKVYHNNKNADVENLELKLDEAILKEIPKVERGVTVIKILAAIAPLLGLLGTVVGMIETFQQITLFGTGDPRIMAGSISMALVTTAQGLIAALPLIFVHSIVAAKSKSIMHILDEQSAGIIASHAEKEQA, from the coding sequence ATGAAAAAGGTATTTAAAAGTATCGCTCTTGCAGCAACAATGACACTTTCTGCTGGTGTTGCATTAAATGCAAACGCAAATACAGCAACATTGGACAAATTATTAGAGCAAGTTAAAAAAGATCGTATCTCTGAAGGTAAGATCAATAAGAAGCGTGAACAAGAGTTCATGGCCGCTCGTGCAGACAAGCAAGCATTGCTTAAAAAGGCGAAAAGCGAGTTAGCTGCTGAACAAGCACGTGGCGAGCGTCTTAAAAATCAATTTGCACAAAACGAAGTAACACTTGCTAAAAAAGCAACAGAGCTTGAAAATGCAAAGGGTACTTTGGGTGAAATGTTTGGTGTTGTACGTCGTGCAGCAACTGACACTATGGGTTCAATTTCTGGCTCAATTATCAGTGCTCAATACCCTGGCCGTGATGACTTATTAGTTAAGTTAGCTGAAGCAAAAGAGCTTCCTACTACTAAAGAGCTAGAAGAGTTATGGATTGCACTACAAACAGAAATGACTGAATCAGCTAAAGTGGTATCTTTTGATACTGAAGTTGTTGGTTTAGACGGTGAAACATCTGTTCAACGTGTTACTCGTGTTGGTAACTTCAACTTAATGAATGACACTAACTACCTAATCTATAACATTGATACTAAACAGGTTCAGCCTTTAGGTCGTGAAGCAGATGGTCACTATCTTGCTGCGATCGAAAACTTCACTAGCTCTGCTTCTGGTGAAATGGCTCCATTATTCATTGATCCATCAATGGGTAACTTGTTAAGACTAAATACACAAAAAGCAACACTTGAAGATCGCTATCACGCTGGTGGTATTGTTGGTTACATCATTACTGGTGTACTTGCATTAGGTCTATTAATTGCTTTAGAGCGTTTAATTACGTTATCACTTATGGGCAGCAAAATGCGTTCTCAGCTTAAGAACACTGCTAACCCAAGCGACAATAACCCACTTGGACGTATTCTTAAGGTTTACCACAACAACAAGAACGCAGACGTTGAAAACTTAGAGTTGAAACTTGATGAAGCAATTCTTAAAGAGATCCCTAAAGTTGAACGTGGCGTTACAGTAATCAAGATTTTGGCAGCAATTGCTCCACTACTTGGTCTACTAGGTACGGTTGTTGGTATGATCGAAACGTTCCAACAAATCACATTATTCGGTACAGGTGACCCAAGAATCATGGCTGGTTCAATTTCAATGGCACTTGTTACAACTGCTCAAGGTCTAATTGCAGCACTACCATTGATTTTCGTTCACAGTATTGTTGCTGCTAAAAGCAAGTCAATTATGCATATCTTGGATGAGCAAAGTGCTGGAATCATCGCGTCTCACGCGGAGAAGGAGCAAGCATAA
- a CDS encoding GNAT family N-acetyltransferase, translating into MLSDDELGSRREDVSVPLNENYVKAFNAIAKDENNVLVVAKCTVSKPNNVLGVVQLTFIPNLTYVGAWRAQIEGVRVHKLLRNSDIGKALINHCIQLAQQRSCCLVQLTCDKLRPKAHNFYEKLGFEASHVGFKLKL; encoded by the coding sequence ATGCTAAGTGATGATGAGTTAGGAAGCCGAAGAGAAGATGTATCTGTCCCACTTAACGAGAATTATGTTAAGGCATTCAACGCCATCGCCAAGGATGAAAATAACGTATTAGTGGTTGCTAAATGTACCGTAAGTAAACCCAACAACGTCTTAGGTGTTGTTCAACTCACTTTTATTCCTAACTTAACGTACGTTGGTGCTTGGCGTGCCCAAATAGAAGGAGTAAGAGTTCATAAGCTATTAAGAAATAGCGACATAGGAAAAGCATTAATAAATCACTGTATTCAGTTAGCACAGCAGAGATCGTGCTGTCTCGTTCAACTCACGTGCGATAAGCTCCGTCCGAAAGCACATAACTTCTATGAAAAACTTGGATTTGAAGCTAGCCATGTAGGGTTTAAATTAAAGCTTTAA
- a CDS encoding DUF3450 domain-containing protein, translating to MSVRIRKSLVATALVGAFALVGGNAVADPLNELHKAEIKIHKAAAKSQSKINGIYEQTQEIVAEYRAVVDEMENLKVYNDHVARLVADQQSEIDSLNSQITEIETTKKTVIPMMYKMIDTLEEFVEADIPILQEERASRIELLRETMSRAKVTTSEKYRQVLEAYQIEKDYGSMLRAWQGTLNYEGTDITVDFVHYGRVAFVAQSLDQKNSWVWNNNSRSWEKLDEEYNRSVTQAIKVARKQAAATLIKLPILAAE from the coding sequence ATGTCTGTTAGAATCAGAAAAAGTCTAGTTGCAACTGCACTAGTTGGTGCATTTGCACTTGTGGGAGGCAACGCCGTTGCAGATCCCCTGAACGAACTGCATAAAGCAGAAATAAAAATTCATAAAGCAGCTGCAAAATCGCAGTCTAAAATTAACGGAATATACGAGCAAACTCAGGAAATCGTTGCTGAGTATCGTGCTGTTGTTGATGAAATGGAAAACCTAAAGGTTTATAACGACCATGTAGCACGCTTAGTTGCTGATCAACAATCAGAAATTGACTCGTTAAACTCTCAAATTACTGAAATCGAAACTACGAAGAAAACAGTAATTCCTATGATGTATAAAATGATTGATACATTAGAGGAATTTGTGGAAGCTGATATTCCAATTCTTCAAGAAGAACGTGCAAGCCGCATCGAGTTACTACGTGAAACAATGTCTCGCGCTAAAGTAACCACTTCTGAAAAATACCGTCAAGTTCTTGAAGCTTACCAAATCGAAAAAGATTACGGTTCTATGCTTCGTGCATGGCAGGGTACACTAAACTACGAAGGCACAGACATCACAGTAGACTTCGTTCATTACGGTCGTGTCGCGTTTGTAGCTCAGTCTCTAGATCAAAAGAACTCTTGGGTATGGAATAATAATTCTCGTAGCTGGGAGAAATTAGATGAAGAATATAACCGTTCAGTGACACAAGCGATTAAGGTCGCTCGTAAGCAAGCTGCAGCTACACTTATTAAACTACCAATTTTAGCGGCGGAGTAA
- a CDS encoding MFS transporter, with protein sequence MNKYMQVTLLLFVSFLSCAGIALPYPILAPMFLSESSSALNLFLGISPELLLGLALAVYPLGMLIGSSILGGMSDHYGRKKVLSYSLLFASLGYMLTAYAIWSEHYPLFIFARLVTGFCEGNIAIARAMALDLANYFDKTRLMSLVNASVFSGWLLGPLAGGWLATYSNMTVFSVAAMVVGFCLLVVVICIKDTTQQRFKPSTPFTWGKLKKSGSLSLLKTKSIRRIFIVQFIVTLGINAFYEFYPAWLVSEKQFLPIDIALITVSMNIFMIVSSLFFVTLISKRFGQVKTMMLALISLSIMLFIIPLTNGNEMYVFFAVTGIFIALYNGIFPVYITEGEEESRNGAMMGLLTSTFCLSSMLISIFGSLLLFIDSAAPLYVGALLLLLASVALFVHSYPVSKRRTNKSVATH encoded by the coding sequence ATGAATAAGTATATGCAAGTCACTTTATTATTATTCGTTAGCTTTCTAAGTTGTGCAGGAATAGCGCTACCGTATCCTATTCTTGCTCCCATGTTTTTAAGTGAATCCTCCAGCGCGCTAAACTTATTTTTAGGGATTAGTCCTGAACTCTTATTGGGGCTGGCACTAGCGGTATATCCGCTAGGGATGCTTATAGGAAGCAGTATTCTGGGAGGGATGTCAGACCATTATGGCCGAAAAAAAGTATTAAGTTATTCACTGCTTTTCGCCAGTTTAGGTTACATGCTCACAGCATACGCAATTTGGAGTGAACATTATCCGCTGTTTATATTTGCTAGATTAGTAACCGGGTTTTGCGAAGGTAATATCGCAATAGCGAGAGCTATGGCATTAGATCTAGCAAATTATTTTGATAAAACACGCTTAATGTCATTAGTAAATGCGTCAGTATTTTCTGGTTGGTTGCTTGGTCCGCTTGCAGGTGGTTGGTTAGCTACTTACAGCAATATGACAGTGTTTAGTGTTGCAGCGATGGTTGTTGGCTTTTGTTTATTAGTTGTTGTGATATGCATTAAGGATACAACTCAGCAACGCTTCAAACCATCTACACCGTTTACGTGGGGAAAATTAAAAAAAAGCGGTTCACTATCTTTGTTAAAAACTAAATCTATTCGAAGAATATTTATTGTACAGTTTATCGTGACACTAGGCATTAATGCCTTCTATGAGTTTTATCCGGCTTGGTTAGTCAGTGAAAAGCAATTCTTGCCAATTGATATAGCTTTAATCACCGTTAGCATGAACATTTTTATGATAGTTTCTAGCTTATTTTTCGTTACGCTTATCAGTAAAAGGTTCGGGCAAGTTAAAACTATGATGCTCGCGCTTATTTCTCTATCAATAATGTTATTCATTATTCCATTAACCAACGGAAACGAAATGTATGTTTTCTTTGCGGTTACTGGCATTTTTATCGCGCTTTATAACGGCATCTTTCCTGTGTATATCACGGAAGGTGAAGAAGAGTCGCGAAATGGGGCGATGATGGGGTTATTAACATCTACATTCTGCCTTTCTAGTATGTTGATATCTATTTTCGGTAGTTTGTTACTATTCATCGATAGTGCTGCACCATTATATGTAGGGGCATTATTGTTACTTTTAGCGTCAGTGGCGCTTTTTGTACATAGTTATCCAGTATCAAAACGTCGAACGAATAAATCGGTTGCTACTCATTAA